Proteins encoded together in one Porites lutea chromosome 2, jaPorLute2.1, whole genome shotgun sequence window:
- the LOC140925974 gene encoding adenosine receptor A2a-like, with product MASNLSCNQVKYGLNETYCPAQNLSLAKETVIIISVMTIHLIFTVAAVFGSYLVIRAFHKFHSLRTASNVILVSLSSADGLLAIPLIFGIVQMSLRLLNGSDAECSSGPLGKITSTSSFFLISVIILHLALISVERLIAVKFALRYHTIVTNPRALIVALAMWFFAATVTITFATTLVANSRDIERFRQAMDPHCKNPEDPLDHDLTPLMKRLLIFLLMFLLVIPLVIIFCSYGYIFIVSYKQRKNIRGQNNIPGMATAIKHEIKGASTLAIVVAVCLLSIVPLIIVTGLRFFGELPERCHPKRKLIKFIVFDLATGLNTICNPLIYGWRNEKFRTAFRKLLKCS from the coding sequence ATGGCCAGCAATTTGTCTTGTAACCAGGTTAAATACGGGCTAAACGAAACGTATTGCCCTGCTCAAAACCTCAGCCTGGCAAAGGAAACAGTAATTATAATTTCGGTTATGACCATTCATCTCATCTTCACTGTCGCCGCCGTCTTCGGTAGCTATCTTGTGATTAGAgcgtttcacaaatttcatAGTCTTCGAACTGCTTCTAACGTTATTCTGGTAAGTTTGTCAAGCGCTGACGGTTTACTGGCGATTCCTTTGATTTTCGGCATCGTCCAAATGAGTCTTAGACTGTTAAACGGCTCTGATGCTGAGTGTAGCTCCGGTCCTCTTGGAAAAATAACCTCAACATCCAGCTTCTTTCTCATCTCCGTCATAATTCTTCACCTCGCGTTGATAAGCGTAGAACGTTTAATCGCCGTGAAGTTCGCCTTAAGATACCACACCATAGTGACCAATCCTCGAGCACTGATCGTTGCCTTGGCGATGTGGTTTTTTGCTGCGACCGTTACGATAACTTTTGCAACGACACTTGTAGCAAACAGTAGAGACATTGAACGGTTTCGCCAAGCGATGGATCCACACTGTAAAAACCCTGAAGATCCTTTGGATCACGATCTTACTCCGTTAATGAAAAGGCTTCTCAtctttcttttaatgtttttgctaGTCATCCCCTTGGTAATCATTTTTTGCTCATATGGCTACATCTTTATCGTCTcctacaaacaaaggaaaaatataagGGGACAAAACAACATTCCAGGAATGGCTACCGCCATCAAGCACGAAATAAAAGGCGCCAGTACTCTTGCTATTGTTGTAGCCGTCTGCCTTCTCAGTATCGTCCCACTGATAATCGTGACAGGCCTTCGCTTTTTCGGCGAACTTCCCGAACGTTGCCACCCAAAGAGAAAGTTAATTAAGTTCATTGTTTTTGACTTAGCAACAGGCTTAAACACCATCTGTAATCCTCTTATCTACGGGtggagaaatgaaaaattcaGAACCGCTTTTCGCAAACTGCTGAAGTGCTCTTAA
- the LOC140925970 gene encoding adenosine receptor A2a-like has protein sequence MASNFSIDCDEEKFCLNVTGMNCTSKPWHDNSRGLNTTKFVVLITFHVIVAVAALFGNYLMLRAFHKFQNLRTASNVILASLSIADGLLGIPSILDIIHLSLSVGAEHRSDILRKISASSTFLLMSVIILHLALISLERSIAVRFALRYHIIVNNRRALIVSIAMWLWAVVVIIVFPKVLKASSDDFEQLRQAMNPYSETRKRPPNDGPPPLTEGYLVFQMITLLVIPLFIILCSYSYIFIVCNRHRKQIREQADISGLPQRIKHEMKGARTFAVVIAVCLLSIIPLLVVTCLRFFGKLSECDHPKRKHYKFIFYNVAIGLNAICNPLIYGWKNKEFRRAFVKVLKCA, from the coding sequence ATGGCCAGCAATTTTTCCATAGACTGTGACGAAGAGAAATTTTGCTTAAACGTAACAGGGATGAATTGCACCTCTAAACCTTGGCATGATAATAGCCGTGGTTTGAACACTACGAAATTTGTTGTCTTGATAACTTTCCATGTAATTGTGGCCGTCGCAGCCCTTTTCGGCAACTACCTCATGCTTCGAgcgtttcacaaatttcaaaatcTTCGGACTGCGTCAAATGTAATCTTGGCGAGTTTGTCCATTGCTGATGGATTGCTTGGGATTCCGTCCATCCTAGATATCATACACTTGAGTCTATCCGTTGGAGCTGAGCATAGGTCTGATATTCTGAGAAAAATAAGTGCGAGTTCCACCTTCCTTCTCATGTCAGTTATCATTCTTCACCTCGCCTTAATCAGTTTGGAACGGTCCATCGCCGTGAGGTTCGCCTTAAGATACCACATTATAGTAAACAACCGACGAGCACTGATCGTTTCTATCGCCATGTGGCTGTGGGCTGTGGTCGTTATCATTGTTTTCCCAAAGGTCCTTAAAGCCTCCAGCGACGATTTCGAACAGCTTCGCCAGGCGATGAATCCATACAGTGAGACCCGCAAAAGACCCCCAAATGACGGCCCTCCTCCATTAACCGAGGGATACCTCGTATTTCAAATGATAACACTGTTGGTTATCCCCCTGTTTATCATTCTTTGCTCCTATTCCTATATCTTCATCGTGTGCAACAGGCACAGGAAGCAGATTAGAGAGCAAGCTGACATCTCAGGACTACCGCAACGAATCAAGCATGAAATGAAAGGTGCCCGCACTTTCGCCGTGGTGATAGCAGTGTGTCTTCTGAGTATAATACCTTTGTTGGTTGTGACATGCCTTCGCTTTTTTGGGAAGCTGTCAGAGTGTGACCATCCAAAACGGAAGCATTATAAGTTTATCTTTTACAATGTGGCAATTGGCTTGAACGCCATCTGCAATCCTCTTATTTACGgatggaaaaataaagaattcagAAGAGCTTTTGTTAAAGTGCTGAAGTGTGCTTAG
- the LOC140925972 gene encoding adrenocorticotropic hormone receptor-like, whose product MGNYTLPKWKFILLLNVHGIITIVALVGSYFVLRAFHKFRSLRTASNNILVSLSIADGLLAIPLILDIILLCLMYNFGDSASHMLDILKEVEGTITLFLLSVIVLHLSLMSSERFIAIRFALRYQAIVTKRRARIVSIAMWLWALVIVIALPWTLYGITGHNDFREFPREMHQDSDKAQELNIRWHLVFTAASMFLVPLLIIICSYTYIFIVSYKQRQRVRKQGRDVPGMPTVKHEMKGARTLAIVVALCLLSIIPILVVTSLRVFWSKLLGGHLHQKLLQHIVYNVAMFLNAACNPLFYGWRNEEFRNAFRKMLKCC is encoded by the coding sequence ATGGGGAACTATACCTTACCGAAGTGGAAATTTATTCTACTGTTGAACGTTCATGGGATTATCACAATCGTTGCTTTGGTCGGGAGTTATTTCGTGTTAAGAGCGTTTCACAAATTTCGGAGCCTGCGAACTGCTTCCAACAACATTCTGGTGAGTTTGTCCATCGCCGACGGCTTACTAGCGATTCCCTTGATTCTTGATATCATTCTGTTATGCCTTATGTATAATTTTGGGGATTCAGCTTCACATATGCTGGATATTCTTAAAGAGGTAGAGGGAACTATCACCTTGTTCCTCCTTTCGGTCATTGTTCTTCATCTCAGCTTAATGAGTTCAGAACGTTTCATCGCCATCAGGTTCGCCTTAAGATACCAGGCCATAGTGACCAAACGCCGAGCACGGATCGTTTCCATCGCGATGTGGCTGTGGGCTCTGGTCATTGTTATTGCTCTTCCATGGACGCTTTATGGGATAACAGGCCACAATGATTTCAGAGAATTTCCCAGAGAGATGCATCAAGATAGTGATAAAGCCCAAGAGCTCAACATCAGATGGCATCTTGTATTCACAGCTGCGTCAATGTTTCTTGTTCCCCTGTTGATCATTATATGCTCGTACACCTACATCTTCATAGTGTCCTACAAGCAGAGACAACGTGTCAGAAAACAGGGCCGCGACGTTCCAGGAATGCCAACTGTCAAGCACGAAATGAAAGGCGCCCGAACTCTCGCCATTGTTGTGGCGCTGTGTCTGCTCAGTATCATTCCTATCCTTGTTGTGACATCCCTCCGAGTTTTCTGGAGCAAATTACTCGGAGGCCACCTCCATCAAAAGTTACTGCAGCATATCGTTTATAACGTGGCCATGTTTTTGAACGCTGCATGCAATCCTCTTTTCTATGGATGGAGAAATGAGGAATTCAGAAACGCTTTTCGCAAGATGCTAAAGTGCTGCTAA
- the LOC140925973 gene encoding adenosine receptor A2b-like, translating to MNETLKNCMTCDPLTKRTLILLLNVHGIITIIALLGSYFVIRAFHKFRNLRTASNNILVSLSIADGLLAIPLILDIIQLCLDYNGGNLSCILKRVRGTVTLFLPSVIVLHLTLMSSERFIAIKFALIYQAIVTKRRARIVSIVMWLWALVVTVAVPKVLQRATTGKDFREQIKPPLLVFQAVSMCVVPVLIILCSYTYIFMVSYKQRQLVREQGCNIPGMSTVKYHMKVAHTLAIVVALCLLSIIPMLAVPFLRVFRKSLGDRCRQKLLKQIFYYVAIFVNAICIPLIYGWKNEEFRN from the coding sequence ATGAATGAAACACTGAAGAATTGCATGACTTGCGACCCCTTAACGAAGCGGACATTGATTCTACTGTTGAACGTTCATGGGATTATCACAATCATTGCTTTGCTCGGGAGTTATTTCGTGATAAGAGCGTTTCACAAATTTCGGAACCTGCGAACTGCTTCCAACAACATTCTGGTGAGTTTGTCTATCGCCGACGGCTTACTAGCGATTCCCTTGATTCTTGATATCATTCAGTTATGCCTTGACTATAATGGTGGGAATCTTTCATGTATTCTTAAACGAGTACGCGGAACTGTCACCTTGTTCCTCCCTTCGGTCATTGTTCTTCATCTCACCTTAATGAGTTCAGAACGGTTCATTGCCATCAAGTTCGCTTTAATATACCAGGCCATAGTGACCAAACGTCGAGCACGGATTGTTTCCATCGTGATGTGGCTATGGGCTCTGGTCGTTACTGTGGCTGTCCCAAAGGTGCTTCAGAGAGCAACAACAGGCAAAGATTTCAGAGAGCAGATCAAACCGCCTCTTCTTGTATTCCAAGCTGTGTCAATGTGCGTTGTCCCCGTGTTGATCATTCTATGCTCGTACACCTACATCTTCATGGTGTCTTACAAGCAGAGACAACTTGTCAGAGAACAAGGCTGTAACATTCCAGGAATGTCCACCGTCAAGTATCACATGAAAGTTGCCCACACTCTCGCCATTGTTGTAGCGCTGTGTCTGCTCAGTATCATCCCTATGCTGGCTGTGCCTTTCCTCCGAGTCTTCCGCAAATCACTCGGAGACCGCTGCCGTCAAAAGCTACTGAAGCAAATCTTTTACTACGTGGCCATTTTTGTGAATGCCATATGCATCCCTCTTATCTATGGATggaaaaatgaagaatttaGAAACTGA